From Candidatus Pedobacter colombiensis, one genomic window encodes:
- a CDS encoding RagB/SusD family nutrient uptake outer membrane protein, translating into MNKNLSITFTKYLLVVLGLSTMLSCKKTFDIKPQDALEPSQMYRNVYDADATILGIYGKFVGLADRYILLNELRADLLDVTGNANAYLKQLGTQTVAADNPYADPKPFYEVIINCNDALKNFNIMRDKKLLDNNQYYQRYTDILFLRSWLYLQLGIHYGNVPYVTDALTNIDDLKDESKFQKIPFEELLMRLIAETEATPREFLNQNTAEASPTLIVPMDTYVIKDGVFKFFIQRRSLLGDLHLWKGNYLKAATYYKDVMETGTNLSNNSSQQVDLYDTYRVGDDNSTDHSLKTTAVLNPWTRIFTGILSDKIPNWERMWTLPFSGKFSPGNPLLSLFSASGNYLVKPAILSINNWNNQIRLDGSLTDRRGLNMSYRLNGGQPEVLKYTQNYSSLLPFEKTGIWILYRAAILHLRYAEAANRLDRTALAGALINSGIKAKFGTKSTYNGAPDIYPFDFNGDGGTIRGNWYRNSGIRGRAVNQDVPILTANAIVDTEDKIIQEEALETAFEGYRWQDLLRIALRRHATDPNYLADKIAAKFEAAGDGASAAIARSRLTNQANWYLPFKIK; encoded by the coding sequence ATGAATAAGAATTTATCCATCACATTTACAAAGTACTTGCTGGTTGTGTTGGGCTTAAGTACCATGTTATCCTGTAAAAAAACATTTGATATCAAGCCCCAGGATGCATTGGAGCCATCACAAATGTATCGGAATGTGTATGATGCAGACGCGACCATACTTGGTATTTATGGCAAATTTGTAGGCCTTGCAGACAGGTACATCTTGCTGAACGAATTAAGAGCAGACTTGCTTGATGTTACCGGTAATGCAAATGCTTACTTAAAACAATTGGGTACACAAACTGTAGCGGCCGACAACCCTTATGCGGACCCAAAACCTTTTTATGAGGTAATCATTAATTGTAATGATGCACTGAAAAACTTTAACATCATGCGCGACAAAAAGTTGTTGGACAACAACCAGTATTATCAGCGTTATACAGATATCTTGTTTTTGCGCAGCTGGTTATATCTCCAGTTGGGTATTCATTACGGTAATGTGCCTTATGTTACAGATGCGCTCACCAATATCGATGATCTTAAAGACGAAAGTAAGTTTCAAAAAATCCCTTTCGAAGAGCTGTTAATGCGCTTAATTGCGGAAACCGAAGCCACCCCACGAGAGTTTTTAAATCAAAATACTGCCGAAGCCAGTCCAACATTGATTGTGCCAATGGATACCTATGTAATCAAGGATGGTGTCTTTAAGTTTTTCATTCAGCGAAGATCACTTCTTGGCGACTTGCATCTGTGGAAAGGGAATTACCTTAAAGCGGCAACTTATTACAAAGATGTAATGGAAACCGGAACAAATTTGAGTAACAATTCTTCTCAGCAGGTTGATTTGTATGACACCTATAGGGTTGGTGATGACAATTCAACGGATCACTCTTTAAAAACAACAGCTGTACTAAACCCTTGGACAAGGATTTTCACAGGTATCTTATCAGACAAAATTCCAAACTGGGAACGGATGTGGACTTTACCTTTTAGTGGGAAATTCTCTCCTGGAAATCCTTTGCTTTCCCTGTTTTCTGCTTCAGGTAATTACCTGGTTAAACCTGCAATCCTGTCGATCAATAACTGGAATAACCAAATCCGGTTAGATGGAAGTCTAACAGACAGAAGAGGCTTAAATATGTCGTACCGATTAAATGGCGGACAACCAGAGGTTTTAAAATACACGCAAAATTATAGTTCACTACTTCCTTTCGAAAAAACAGGAATCTGGATTTTATACCGGGCCGCAATTTTACATCTGCGTTATGCTGAAGCTGCGAACCGTTTAGACCGCACGGCGTTGGCCGGTGCTTTAATCAACAGTGGTATCAAAGCCAAATTTGGTACCAAATCAACATATAATGGTGCTCCTGATATTTATCCGTTTGATTTTAATGGTGATGGCGGTACCATTAGGGGTAATTGGTACCGGAATTCAGGAATCAGGGGCAGAGCGGTGAATCAGGATGTGCCAATCCTTACCGCCAATGCCATTGTAGATACAGAAGACAAAATTATACAGGAAGAGGCTTTAGAAACTGCTTTTGAAGGGTATCGCTGGCAGGATTTGTTACGTATTGCATTGCGTAGACATGCCACTGATCCTAATTATCTGGCAGATAAAATTGCGGCTAAGTTTGAGGCAGCCGGTGATGGTGCGTCTGCTGCAATTGCCAGGTCCCGCCTGACCAATCAAGCCAATTGGTACCTACCTTTTAAAATAAAATAA
- a CDS encoding RagB/SusD family nutrient uptake outer membrane protein, whose translation MNRNIKHTILALMTLISVLGTSCKKWLDLQPQDGLIREKYWQTKEQLDAAVMGCYASLLGGSTVPLAKYLFIWGELRGDMVVPGLDILSDDDEAILGATQKDEFDIMRTQIASTNSFVNWEAVYKTINYCNTVIKFGPDVINKDKTLTKVALNAYLAEAHSLRGLLYFYLLRSFGEVPLKLEPTYDDSQVGAIAKKSKEEVYQQVIADLTFGVENGQVTFGNMMEDRGRMTKFSAYAALADAYLWNEEYQKSIDACNKVIESGKYQLLPQGTSQSDFYTNVFLNGNSVESIFEFQFDNQKLNPFWPMFGLGREVRAADWISEGGLFGTDAFDSKNIDIRGNNTSMLESNSSICKYTNFRTSATSYAHWFVYRFSDVLLMKAEALTWLSPGNTTNAAEAIALVEKIRTARHALYVVGDKTIDKPDPAITENVSQYILNERAREFAFEGKRWYDILRNAKRNNYANEKLLLDIVSASADPRKQQTIINKYKDHRSHYFPIYSYELQTNKALVQNPFYP comes from the coding sequence ATGAACAGAAACATTAAACATACAATATTGGCTTTGATGACACTCATCAGCGTTCTTGGAACTTCATGCAAAAAATGGCTTGACCTGCAGCCGCAGGATGGCTTAATCCGTGAGAAGTACTGGCAAACAAAGGAGCAATTAGATGCTGCGGTAATGGGGTGCTATGCTTCCCTGTTAGGAGGAAGCACAGTTCCACTGGCCAAATATCTTTTTATCTGGGGAGAGCTTCGTGGAGATATGGTGGTGCCAGGATTGGATATTTTATCTGATGATGATGAAGCCATTTTAGGTGCTACGCAAAAAGATGAATTTGATATTATGCGAACTCAAATAGCATCTACCAATAGTTTTGTAAATTGGGAAGCAGTCTATAAAACCATCAACTATTGCAATACAGTAATCAAGTTCGGCCCTGATGTAATCAATAAGGATAAAACTTTAACAAAAGTTGCCTTAAACGCTTATCTCGCCGAAGCCCATTCCCTGCGTGGCTTATTGTACTTTTATCTATTACGTTCCTTTGGTGAAGTACCACTTAAATTGGAGCCAACCTATGACGATTCGCAGGTAGGAGCCATTGCAAAGAAAAGTAAAGAAGAAGTGTATCAGCAGGTAATTGCTGATCTGACCTTTGGTGTAGAAAATGGACAGGTTACTTTTGGCAATATGATGGAGGATAGAGGTCGTATGACTAAGTTTTCTGCCTATGCTGCACTTGCAGATGCTTACTTATGGAATGAAGAATATCAAAAAAGTATTGATGCCTGTAACAAGGTAATTGAATCTGGTAAATATCAATTGCTGCCGCAAGGTACCTCACAATCTGATTTTTATACCAATGTATTCCTGAATGGTAATTCTGTGGAAAGTATTTTTGAGTTTCAGTTTGATAATCAAAAGCTGAATCCTTTTTGGCCAATGTTTGGTCTAGGAAGAGAAGTTAGAGCTGCCGACTGGATTTCGGAAGGTGGACTTTTTGGAACTGATGCTTTCGATTCTAAGAACATAGACATCCGCGGGAACAATACATCCATGCTAGAGTCAAACTCAAGTATTTGTAAATATACCAACTTCAGAACCTCAGCCACATCTTATGCGCATTGGTTTGTTTATCGTTTTTCGGATGTGCTGTTAATGAAAGCAGAGGCACTAACCTGGCTGTCACCCGGAAATACAACGAATGCAGCAGAAGCGATTGCACTGGTTGAGAAAATTAGAACTGCACGTCATGCTTTGTATGTCGTAGGCGATAAAACCATTGATAAGCCAGATCCGGCAATTACAGAAAACGTTTCGCAATATATACTCAACGAACGCGCACGGGAGTTTGCATTTGAAGGAAAGCGTTGGTATGATATCCTGAGAAATGCAAAAAGAAACAATTACGCCAATGAAAAGCTATTGCTGGATATAGTTTCTGCAAGTGCAGACCCCAGAAAGCAACAAACGATTATAAACAAGTATAAGGATCATAGGAGCCATTATTTTCCGATCTATTCTTATGAATTGCAGACAAATAAAGCCTTGGTTCAAAATCCATTTTATCCATAA
- a CDS encoding fasciclin domain-containing protein — protein sequence MTKFKTIYLILAFLLAGILFVGCKDSWKNHNELNIARLDQTLFEQISSDATLSTFTAYLVKTGYDDLLKSSKAFTVWAPNNEALKSLDAAIVNDTAALKRFVGNYISNQSYFTTNAKPSLMIRMFNGKNITFTKTTFEDASIIHADVYVKNGVLHVINAAPMPKPNAWEFLQTTAAGSLQFNFIKGLEHLEIDTSKGVLLYKDPVTKKGVYQDGTIFKVLKNTYFQRISNISSEDSLITYVILNNTAFNVEKAKLTTYNKHFNPLYADTLTRWSVVRDLVVNKVYKIDELPDSMTTVTGVKIHLDKGAIVETRQLSNGIAYVVNSISYKLMENKIPTVMIQGEQPDSLRVSGSTQIRIKVDPSGKRFTDMQTGSITSSPSPLYYFRYKSIVNSVKYEVYWRAINDILTVPLDMKVDFNTTRSFGSGVITLPTVGYHTVPSIIGLDQTSQAYKDAYKEVYLGTYTADNYGTLYTFLASSLGAASATPTALTLDYIKLKPVN from the coding sequence ATGACCAAATTTAAAACCATATATCTCATTTTAGCATTTCTGTTAGCCGGTATCCTCTTTGTCGGCTGCAAAGATTCCTGGAAAAACCACAATGAGCTGAACATTGCCAGGCTTGATCAAACGCTTTTTGAGCAGATCAGTTCAGATGCTACCCTTAGTACTTTTACTGCTTACCTGGTTAAAACAGGTTACGATGACTTATTGAAATCGTCGAAGGCATTTACAGTATGGGCACCAAATAATGAGGCGCTAAAAAGCCTGGATGCAGCCATCGTGAATGATACAGCAGCGTTGAAACGCTTTGTTGGAAACTATATCTCCAATCAAAGCTACTTTACTACCAATGCAAAACCTTCGCTGATGATTAGAATGTTCAATGGTAAAAACATCACTTTTACCAAGACAACATTCGAAGATGCCAGTATTATCCATGCCGATGTTTATGTGAAAAACGGTGTTTTGCATGTTATAAATGCGGCACCTATGCCAAAACCCAATGCCTGGGAATTTCTACAAACCACTGCGGCCGGCAGTCTGCAATTCAATTTCATTAAGGGATTGGAACATTTGGAAATAGACACGAGTAAAGGGGTTCTTTTATACAAAGATCCGGTAACGAAAAAAGGTGTTTACCAGGATGGAACTATTTTTAAAGTACTTAAAAATACATACTTTCAGCGCATTTCAAATATCAGCAGTGAAGACAGTTTAATAACCTATGTGATTTTGAATAATACGGCTTTCAATGTCGAAAAAGCGAAATTGACTACTTATAACAAACATTTCAATCCGCTTTATGCTGATACATTGACCAGGTGGAGTGTGGTTAGAGACCTGGTGGTAAATAAGGTTTACAAGATCGATGAGTTGCCAGATTCTATGACCACCGTTACCGGAGTAAAGATTCACCTTGATAAAGGTGCCATTGTGGAAACACGTCAGCTAAGTAACGGGATTGCCTATGTAGTAAACAGCATTAGCTATAAGCTGATGGAAAATAAGATTCCTACGGTGATGATACAGGGTGAGCAGCCAGATTCATTGCGCGTATCAGGTAGTACTCAAATCAGGATTAAAGTAGACCCTTCGGGCAAGCGCTTTACAGATATGCAAACCGGAAGTATTACTTCCAGCCCAAGCCCACTTTACTATTTCAGGTATAAATCCATTGTGAACTCCGTAAAATACGAAGTTTACTGGAGGGCAATAAATGATATCCTGACCGTGCCGCTGGATATGAAAGTAGATTTTAATACCACCAGATCTTTTGGTTCTGGAGTGATCACGCTGCCAACAGTAGGTTACCATACAGTTCCTTCTATTATTGGTTTAGACCAAACTTCGCAAGCTTATAAAGATGCCTATAAAGAAGTGTACCTCGGAACCTATACGGCCGATAATTACGGAACCCTGTATACGTTTTTAGCATCATCATTAGGAGCAGCTAGCGCAACACCTACAGCGCTAACATTAGATTATATTAAATTAAAACCAGTTAACTAA
- a CDS encoding SusC/RagA family TonB-linked outer membrane protein, which translates to MHIYIKTVINRILPCLLFLAICNPLLAQETDSLSTTKIVINRRATGPQATGVVTDAATGKPLPGINVTVKGYSAALTDEKGNYKISVPDYRAVLVISGAGYQSKEEALKGRKSVTSALFEENFTSVYDAAVLPFGTVLKNRTPFAVATVNPNGTWERANETPDSYLQGKIAGLEVIRRSGTPDIGADLYLRGYNSLYATNQPLVIVDGVIYDIDSYGSSIISGHQTNRLANIDIKDIDNVTVIKDGASMYGTRGANGVVLITTGRAKDVATRLDFSAYGGYNGTVSNLPVMQADNYRIFLSDLLKTKPGMTDALIKELPYMNDGPSPNYYAYHQNTNWQDKVISNGISQNYYLKVTGGDDVATYALSLGYLNNEGLTDKTDLTRYQTRFNANLNLSSKLTAQANLAFTRSEQNLRDQGQAYATNPLYLALVKSPFLSANELSETGIQSPNLADTDVFGISNPSAAIENVQALNRNYRFSGSVGFTYLFNKTFKANTIIGLTYDKVRENYFSPRLGIASVLLPTALGYNKVAAGVQRLFAVNTDTWISYNKDLSRISKLSANLGFRYQSSNAEIDNGTSYNTASDDFVTLGGTQNTLRIVGGSLGKWNWLNTYFNVNYEAYSKYFLSFNIAADASSRFGQHIPNVLTLNGIKMAVLPSIAGSWLISSEDFMANNRFVESLKLRASYGLTGNDDIGNYNAKTYYVSQNFLNRQGLVRGNIGNTALKWETNAKLNVGVDASFFKERLNISVDLYRNKISDMLIYEPLYTSTGFSYALSNAGSMENRGIEVAVSSRLINAGNLKWDMGLTYALNRNKISSLGGNNSLITDYSGATIITQVGKAANLFYGYKTKGVYESDAAATASGLTNKTADGAFIPFQGGDMKFVDVNGDHVIDEQDRQVIGNPNPEFTGSYSNKITYKRWSLDALFTFSYGNDIYNGPRAALESMKGFENQSQAAVNRWRTDGQVTNMPRASWGDASRNSRFSDRWIEDGSYLKLRTISLSYNVPVKAAFIRSATIYAIANNVFTATKYLGYDPEFSASSSVFARGVDIGLEPGFRSMVLGVRIGL; encoded by the coding sequence ATGCATATATATATAAAAACGGTAATAAACAGGATCTTGCCGTGCTTACTGTTCCTTGCAATTTGTAACCCTTTGTTGGCTCAGGAAACAGATTCTCTAAGTACAACGAAAATAGTGATCAATAGGAGAGCCACAGGCCCACAAGCTACAGGGGTGGTTACTGATGCAGCTACAGGAAAGCCACTACCCGGAATAAACGTCACAGTAAAAGGTTATTCAGCAGCACTTACCGATGAAAAAGGAAATTATAAAATCAGTGTGCCGGATTATCGCGCGGTGCTGGTCATCTCTGGCGCAGGGTATCAAAGTAAAGAGGAAGCGCTTAAAGGACGTAAATCTGTAACCTCAGCATTATTTGAAGAAAATTTCACTTCGGTATACGATGCCGCTGTACTTCCTTTTGGAACGGTATTGAAGAATAGAACCCCATTTGCAGTAGCTACTGTTAATCCTAACGGGACCTGGGAGCGTGCCAATGAAACACCGGACTCTTACCTGCAGGGAAAGATTGCTGGTCTGGAAGTCATCAGAAGATCAGGAACACCAGATATAGGTGCTGATTTATACCTGCGGGGCTATAATTCCCTATATGCTACCAATCAGCCACTGGTAATTGTGGATGGAGTAATTTATGATATAGATTCTTATGGCAGTTCCATCATTTCCGGACATCAAACCAATCGGTTGGCTAACATTGATATCAAAGATATCGACAACGTCACGGTAATTAAAGACGGGGCTTCCATGTACGGAACCCGTGGTGCAAACGGTGTTGTACTCATCACAACGGGTCGCGCAAAAGATGTGGCAACCCGCCTTGATTTCTCTGCTTATGGTGGCTACAATGGTACCGTAAGTAATCTGCCGGTAATGCAGGCCGACAACTACCGTATTTTCTTATCAGATTTACTGAAAACGAAACCTGGTATGACAGATGCTTTGATCAAAGAATTGCCATATATGAATGATGGTCCGAGTCCTAATTATTATGCCTATCATCAGAATACCAACTGGCAGGACAAGGTAATCAGCAATGGCATTAGTCAAAACTATTATTTGAAAGTGACCGGTGGTGACGATGTTGCTACCTATGCACTGTCACTAGGATATTTGAACAATGAAGGACTTACTGATAAAACCGACTTAACCCGCTATCAGACCAGATTTAATGCCAACCTTAACTTGTCTTCAAAACTTACGGCACAAGCCAATCTGGCCTTTACGCGGAGTGAGCAGAATTTAAGAGATCAGGGGCAGGCTTATGCTACCAATCCATTATACCTTGCTTTAGTGAAGTCTCCGTTTTTATCGGCTAATGAACTTTCCGAAACTGGTATACAATCTCCAAACCTGGCCGATACCGATGTTTTTGGGATCAGCAACCCTAGTGCGGCTATTGAAAATGTGCAGGCGCTAAACCGCAATTATCGTTTCTCTGGCTCAGTTGGCTTTACCTATCTTTTTAATAAGACCTTTAAAGCAAATACCATCATCGGTCTTACTTATGATAAAGTCAGGGAGAATTACTTTAGTCCTCGACTCGGAATCGCATCTGTTTTATTGCCAACGGCCTTAGGATATAACAAAGTCGCAGCGGGTGTACAACGTCTGTTTGCAGTAAATACAGATACCTGGATTTCTTACAACAAAGATCTGAGCCGCATAAGTAAGTTGAGTGCCAATTTGGGCTTTAGGTATCAAAGCAGTAATGCCGAAATAGACAACGGCACAAGTTACAATACGGCAAGTGATGATTTTGTAACCTTAGGTGGTACGCAAAATACATTGAGAATTGTAGGCGGATCTTTGGGTAAATGGAATTGGTTAAACACCTATTTTAATGTGAATTATGAAGCCTATAGCAAATACTTTTTATCTTTTAATATCGCTGCAGATGCCTCTTCACGTTTTGGTCAGCATATTCCAAATGTATTAACCTTAAATGGTATTAAAATGGCAGTTTTACCGTCCATCGCAGGATCATGGTTAATCTCTTCGGAAGATTTTATGGCAAACAATCGCTTTGTGGAAAGCTTAAAACTACGGGCCAGTTACGGTTTAACCGGTAACGATGACATCGGGAATTACAATGCTAAAACTTATTATGTTTCTCAAAACTTTTTGAACAGACAAGGTTTGGTTAGGGGTAATATTGGCAATACTGCCTTGAAATGGGAAACTAATGCGAAGCTAAATGTTGGTGTAGATGCTTCATTTTTTAAAGAACGTCTGAATATAAGTGTTGATCTGTATCGCAATAAAATATCCGACATGCTAATTTATGAACCTTTATATACTTCAACTGGCTTTAGTTACGCGCTGAGTAATGCCGGGAGTATGGAGAATAGGGGAATAGAGGTGGCAGTAAGCAGTCGTTTAATTAATGCTGGAAATTTGAAATGGGATATGGGATTAACCTATGCGCTGAACAGAAATAAGATCAGCAGTCTGGGTGGAAATAACAGCCTGATTACGGATTACAGTGGGGCCACCATCATTACCCAGGTCGGTAAAGCTGCCAACTTATTTTACGGCTATAAAACGAAGGGGGTTTACGAATCAGATGCTGCGGCTACAGCTTCGGGTTTAACCAATAAAACAGCTGACGGTGCCTTTATTCCTTTCCAGGGTGGAGACATGAAGTTTGTGGATGTAAATGGCGACCATGTAATTGATGAGCAGGATAGACAGGTAATTGGCAATCCGAATCCTGAATTCACAGGGTCGTATAGCAATAAGATTACTTACAAACGCTGGTCTTTAGATGCGCTATTCACATTTAGCTATGGGAATGATATTTATAACGGACCTCGTGCAGCTTTAGAAAGTATGAAAGGGTTTGAAAATCAAAGTCAGGCTGCAGTAAATCGCTGGAGAACAGACGGACAGGTAACTAATATGCCGCGGGCGTCCTGGGGTGATGCTTCCAGAAATTCAAGATTCTCTGACCGCTGGATAGAGGATGGCTCTTACCTTAAATTGAGAACAATCTCTTTGAGCTATAATGTACCGGTAAAAGCAGCATTTATCAGATCGGCTACTATTTACGCCATTGCTAATAATGTGTTTACCGCGACTAAATACCTGGGTTATGATCCTGAATTTAGTGCAAGTTCCAGTGTGTTTGCCCGTGGGGTAGATATCGGATTAGAACCTGGCTTTAGATCCATGGTGTTAGGTGTAAGAATTGGTTTGTAG
- a CDS encoding fasciclin domain-containing protein encodes MKRNVKIMLLGLLSSLLCLWACRKNTLVHGTSNVVNMTTYLKNNPANFSELSKILDISGTASFLNAYGSYTLFAPTNDAIKAYLQDKGKAVVEDISAADWKNFVRFHLLADSIPTARFTDGKLFDLTMFGQYLTTSSENTGGVTRIRINRQANVVQPNISVGNGLIHSIDHALTPASLSLAQTIEANPDYAIFTQALKATGLYEKLNILPANNPVEKQKWLTVIPESDVTLKAAGINSYEQLKTKYSNTGNPKLVTDSLHLFLDYHILYDAKYLADIITASAHNTLAPLEVLTSKLSGQTVLMNDDTFNGIHEQGFSLVRTKSDITATNGVVHEASAHFAIKLRFPFRVDFDVCAFPEMIKNTEYYKKNSYEFTNTEAAALTEIKFSGNEKLLTYRYGSAGTSNTSYNRDILIVPLAPAGNSSSSSRASWVEFRTPLLIKGRYKVWIGYYTQTQSSTPAEVAASIGFDGTDDRAPLSNARTLNFGVKRPGLNSDVEEAIGFKTYMANTVGSQVARMMGIVDIDQTGRYWLRLTAIGGNQDYNNIDMIQFIPINDDQQYWKYNVDGSLILRP; translated from the coding sequence ATGAAACGGAATGTTAAAATAATGTTATTGGGCTTACTGAGTTCCTTGCTATGTCTTTGGGCTTGTCGTAAAAATACCTTAGTACATGGCACATCTAACGTTGTAAATATGACTACTTATCTGAAAAATAATCCGGCTAATTTTTCAGAATTATCAAAGATTTTAGATATATCGGGCACAGCCTCATTTTTGAATGCTTATGGCTCTTATACCTTATTTGCACCTACCAATGATGCCATTAAGGCTTATTTACAGGATAAGGGTAAGGCTGTAGTAGAAGATATCAGTGCTGCAGACTGGAAGAATTTCGTGCGCTTTCATTTGCTGGCAGACTCTATCCCAACAGCTAGATTTACTGATGGTAAATTATTTGACCTAACCATGTTTGGTCAGTATCTGACCACCTCATCAGAGAATACAGGTGGGGTAACAAGGATCAGGATTAACCGCCAGGCCAATGTTGTGCAACCTAATATATCAGTAGGGAATGGGTTAATTCATAGCATTGACCACGCGTTGACACCTGCATCGCTAAGTTTAGCGCAAACTATTGAGGCAAACCCCGACTATGCTATTTTTACTCAGGCCCTAAAGGCAACAGGCTTATATGAAAAATTAAACATTTTACCTGCCAACAATCCTGTAGAAAAACAAAAATGGTTGACTGTAATTCCTGAAAGTGATGTAACATTGAAAGCTGCGGGAATAAATTCTTATGAGCAGTTGAAAACTAAGTATTCCAATACCGGGAATCCTAAGCTGGTAACAGATAGCCTACATTTATTTTTGGATTACCATATTTTATATGATGCCAAATATCTGGCTGATATCATTACTGCCAGCGCGCACAATACCTTAGCGCCATTGGAAGTGCTGACTTCCAAATTATCAGGTCAAACAGTACTCATGAACGATGATACTTTTAATGGAATACATGAGCAAGGTTTTTCTTTGGTTAGAACTAAAAGTGATATCACGGCAACGAATGGGGTAGTACATGAGGCGTCGGCGCATTTCGCTATTAAACTACGCTTTCCGTTCCGGGTTGATTTCGATGTGTGTGCTTTCCCGGAAATGATTAAGAATACAGAATATTATAAAAAGAATTCTTACGAGTTTACCAATACTGAAGCTGCGGCGCTTACTGAAATTAAGTTCTCTGGAAATGAGAAATTATTGACTTACAGATATGGTAGCGCAGGAACATCAAATACTTCTTACAATAGGGATATTTTAATAGTTCCTTTAGCACCAGCTGGTAACAGCTCAAGTTCCTCCAGGGCATCCTGGGTAGAGTTCAGAACCCCATTGCTGATCAAAGGCCGTTATAAGGTGTGGATAGGTTATTATACACAAACTCAAAGTAGCACTCCTGCAGAAGTTGCAGCCAGTATAGGTTTTGATGGCACGGATGATCGGGCTCCTCTTTCCAATGCAAGGACTTTAAACTTCGGTGTGAAACGTCCAGGGCTTAACTCTGATGTAGAGGAAGCCATAGGGTTTAAAACCTATATGGCCAACACGGTAGGTTCACAAGTAGCAAGAATGATGGGGATCGTAGATATTGATCAAACCGGACGTTATTGGTTAAGATTGACGGCTATCGGTGGAAATCAGGATTACAACAACATTGACATGATCCAGTTTATACCAATTAATGATGACCAGCAGTACTGGAAATACAACGTGGATGGATCTTTAATTTTAAGACCATGA